The Thermococcus thermotolerans genome contains a region encoding:
- a CDS encoding molybdenum cofactor synthesis domain-containing protein, with product MAFLKVVPLERALEVIDSFPLQPQVESVPLSEALGRVLAEDITSPVDVPPFDRATVDGYAVRAEDTFMASESEPVRLKVIGEINAGDTPAVELKPGESVYISTGAPLPKNADAVIQFEDVDREGQEVIIYKPANPGLGVMKVGTDIPKGKALLKRGTRLTFKDTALLSAVGIAEVPVFRKPRVAVISTGNEVVLPGTELRYGQIYDINGRAIADAVRELGGDAIFLGIARDDRGSLKALIEKGIECCDIVLLSGGASGGIRDLTSSIIEELGEVKIHGIAIQPGKPTIIGLINGKPVFGLPGYPTSCLTNFTLLVAPLLRKLLGRESEVRKVRKRLAHKVFSVKGRRQFLPVRIEGEKAIPILRGSGAVTSFIEADGFIEVPENVEILEAGEEVEVTFFG from the coding sequence ATGGCGTTCCTGAAGGTCGTCCCTCTGGAAAGGGCCCTTGAGGTCATAGACTCATTCCCACTGCAGCCCCAAGTCGAAAGCGTTCCCTTAAGCGAGGCCCTCGGCAGAGTCCTGGCAGAGGATATAACCTCCCCAGTGGACGTTCCCCCCTTTGACAGGGCCACCGTCGACGGTTACGCCGTAAGGGCTGAGGACACCTTCATGGCGAGCGAGAGCGAGCCGGTGAGGTTGAAGGTTATCGGGGAGATAAACGCAGGAGATACGCCGGCAGTGGAGCTCAAGCCCGGTGAGAGCGTTTACATCTCCACGGGCGCTCCCCTGCCTAAGAATGCCGATGCGGTGATACAGTTCGAGGACGTGGACAGGGAAGGCCAGGAGGTCATCATCTACAAGCCGGCCAACCCAGGTCTCGGTGTCATGAAGGTCGGAACCGACATCCCGAAGGGGAAGGCTCTTCTCAAACGTGGAACGAGGCTGACCTTCAAGGACACCGCCCTCCTGTCCGCTGTGGGAATCGCCGAGGTTCCTGTCTTCAGGAAGCCCCGGGTGGCAGTTATAAGCACCGGAAACGAAGTAGTCCTCCCCGGGACGGAGCTGAGATACGGGCAGATATACGACATAAACGGCCGCGCAATAGCGGACGCGGTCAGGGAGCTCGGTGGGGATGCCATCTTCCTCGGCATTGCAAGGGATGACCGCGGGAGTCTCAAGGCGCTCATCGAGAAAGGTATTGAGTGCTGCGACATAGTGCTTCTCAGCGGCGGTGCGAGCGGTGGAATAAGGGACCTGACCAGTTCGATAATCGAGGAGCTCGGTGAGGTCAAAATCCACGGCATAGCGATCCAGCCAGGAAAGCCAACGATAATCGGCCTGATCAACGGAAAGCCCGTCTTCGGCCTTCCGGGCTACCCGACCAGCTGCCTGACCAACTTCACCCTGCTCGTCGCCCCCCTCCTAAGAAAGCTCCTCGGAAGGGAGAGCGAAGTTCGGAAGGTCAGGAAGAGGCTCGCCCACAAGGTCTTCTCGGTAAAGGGCAGGCGCCAGTTCCTGCCGGTCAGGATAGAGGGCGAAAAAGCTATACCCATACTCAGGGGAAGCGGGGCCGTTACGAGCTTCATAGAGGCCGACGGCTTCATCGAGGTGCCGGAGAACGTGGAGATACTGGAAGCAGGGGAGGAAGTCGAGGTTACTTTCTTCGGCTGA
- the serS gene encoding serine--tRNA ligase — translation MLDIKLIRENPDLVKGDLIKRGELEKLKWIDEILELDRKWRENLKRINTLRKERNQLAVQIGKRKKAGEPIDDLLAKSNEIVRQIEELEKEVEELRKRIDYYLWRLPNITHETVPIGKDDSENVPIRFWGKARVWEGFLESFKEQSLGKMEYEVLDWRPRLHVDMLEILRGADLERAAKVSGSRFYYLMNELVILDLALLRFALDKLIEKGFVPVIPPYMVRRFVEEGVTSFGDFEDVIYKVEGEDLYLIPTAEHPLAGMHANEIIEGKDLPLLYVGISPCFRKEAGTAGKDTKGIFRVHQFHKVEQFVYAKPEESWEWHEKLIQNAEEIFQELEIPYRVVNICTGDLGYVAAKKYDIEAWMAGQGKFREVVSASNCTEWQARRLNIRYRDKTHEKPKFVHTLNSTAIATSRAIVAILENFQTEEGVVKLPKALWKYTGFKEILPAHMKERCCQD, via the coding sequence ATGCTGGACATAAAGCTCATCCGTGAAAATCCCGACCTCGTTAAGGGCGACCTCATAAAGCGCGGCGAGCTTGAGAAGCTCAAGTGGATAGACGAGATTCTGGAGCTTGACAGGAAGTGGCGCGAGAACCTGAAGAGGATAAACACACTCAGGAAGGAGCGCAACCAGCTTGCCGTCCAGATAGGCAAGCGCAAGAAGGCCGGAGAGCCGATAGACGATCTGCTGGCTAAAAGCAACGAGATAGTGAGGCAGATCGAGGAGCTTGAGAAAGAGGTTGAAGAGCTGAGGAAGAGAATTGACTACTACCTCTGGCGTCTCCCGAACATCACCCATGAAACCGTTCCTATTGGCAAGGACGACAGCGAGAACGTCCCAATAAGGTTCTGGGGCAAGGCCCGCGTCTGGGAGGGCTTCCTTGAGAGCTTTAAGGAGCAGAGCCTCGGGAAGATGGAGTATGAGGTTCTCGACTGGAGGCCGAGGCTTCACGTTGATATGCTCGAAATCCTCCGTGGTGCGGACCTTGAAAGGGCCGCGAAGGTCAGCGGTTCGAGGTTCTACTACCTCATGAACGAGCTCGTCATCCTCGACCTGGCTTTGCTCCGCTTTGCCCTCGACAAGCTCATCGAGAAGGGCTTCGTCCCGGTCATACCGCCGTACATGGTCAGGCGCTTTGTGGAGGAGGGCGTCACGAGCTTCGGCGACTTCGAGGACGTTATATACAAGGTCGAGGGCGAGGATCTCTATCTAATCCCGACCGCCGAGCACCCGCTCGCTGGAATGCACGCCAACGAGATAATCGAAGGGAAGGACTTACCGCTGCTCTACGTCGGAATAAGCCCATGCTTCAGAAAGGAGGCCGGAACCGCCGGCAAGGATACTAAGGGAATCTTCCGCGTTCACCAGTTCCACAAGGTCGAGCAGTTCGTCTATGCGAAGCCAGAGGAAAGCTGGGAGTGGCACGAGAAGCTCATCCAGAACGCGGAAGAGATATTCCAGGAGCTTGAGATTCCCTACCGCGTTGTAAACATCTGCACCGGCGATCTGGGATACGTGGCTGCCAAGAAGTACGACATAGAGGCCTGGATGGCGGGCCAGGGCAAGTTCAGGGAAGTTGTCAGCGCGAGCAACTGTACCGAGTGGCAGGCGAGACGCTTGAACATCCGCTACCGCGACAAGACCCACGAAAAGCCCAAGTTCGTCCACACGCTCAACTCGACGGCTATAGCAACCTCAAGGGCGA